One genomic window of Salvelinus alpinus chromosome 9, SLU_Salpinus.1, whole genome shotgun sequence includes the following:
- the LOC139584344 gene encoding alpha-1,3-mannosyl-glycoprotein 4-beta-N-acetylglucosaminyltransferase C-like, translating into MRLVWKSLDKMRCFRKRSTIPFLGVLITCLLFLNLYMEDGYVLEEDKRPLRETSIHPSNSERYVHTFRDLTNFSGTINVTYRYLAGNPLPRKKYLTIGLSSVKRKRGNYLMETIKSIFDQSSYEELKEIVVVVHLADFDLAWCENLVQDISRKFAHHIIAGHLLVIHAPEEYYPSLDGLKRNYNDPEDRVRFRSKQNVDYAFLLNFCTNLSDFYMMLEDDVRCSRNFLTSLKKVVTSREGSYWVMLEFSKLGYIGKLYHSRDLPRLAHFLLMFYQEMPCDWLLIHFRDLLAQKDVIRFKPSLFQHMGYYSSYKGAENKLKDDDFEEDSIDIPDNPPASLYTNIHVFENYDATKAYSSVDEYFWGKPPSTGDFFVIVFNKSTKISKIKIVTGTDDRQNDILHHGALEVGEKLVGTKRGRQCSSYITLGDFKYGNIEVQDVDHKIAFDIECVRIVVTASQKEWLIIRSISLWTTQPPNQ; encoded by the exons ATGAGGCTGGTGTGGAAGTCCCTGGACAAGATGAGGTGCTTCCGTAAACGCTCCACCATTCCATTCCTGGGGGTCCTGATCACCTGTCTACTCTTCCTCAACCTGTACATGGAGGATGGATACGTCCTG GAGGAGGATAAAAGACCGCTGAGAGAGACATCAATTCATCCTTCAAACTCTGAGAGATATGTTCACACCTTCAGAGACCTCACTAATTTCTCGGGAACCATAAACGTCACATATCGTTACCTCGCTGGGAACCCACTGCCCCGAAAGA AATATCTTACAATTGGATTGTCATCCGTGAAAAGAAAAAGAGGGAATTACCTCATGGAGACGATCAAATCAATTTTTGACCAGTCCAGTTATGAGGAGCTGAAAGAGATTGTGGTGGTGGTCCACCTGGCAGACTTTGACCTGGCCTGGTGTGAAAACCTGGTGCAGGACATCTCCAGGAAGTTTGCCCACCACATCATCGCTGGGCATCTCCTTGTGATCCATGCCCCTGAGGAGTACTATCCATCACTGGATGGGCTGAAAAGGAACTACAACGACCCAGAGGACAGGGTACGATTCCGCTCCAAGCAGAACGTCGACTACGCCTTTCTCCTCAACTTCTGCACCAACCTCTCTGATTTCTACATGATGCTGGAGGATGATGTGCGCTGCTCACGGAACTTTCTGACATCCCTGAAGAAGGTGGTCACCTCCAGGGAAGGCTCCTACTGGGTGATGCTGGAGTTCTCCAAGCTTGGCTACATAGGGAAGCTCTACCACTCAAGAGACCTGCCACGCCTGGCCCACTTCCTGCTCATGTTCTACCAGGAGATGCCCTGTGACTGGCTCCTCATTCACTTCCGGGACCTGCTTGCCCAGAAAGACGTGATCCGCTTCAAGCCCTCCTTGTTCCAGCACATGGGCTACTACTCCTCATATAAAGGGGCAGAGAACAAGTTGAAGGATGATGACTTTGAAGAAGACTCAATTGATATCCCTGACAACCCTCCTGCTAGCTTATACACAAACATTCATGTATTTGAAAACTATGACGCCACCAAGGCTTATAGCAGTGTGGATGAATACTTTTGGGGGAAACCCCCTTCTACCGGAGATTTCTTTGTTATAGTCTTTAACAAATCAACTAAAATAAGCAAAATCAAAATCGTGACAGGAACGGACGATCGTCAGAACGATATCCTGCACCATGGAGCTCTGGAAGTAGGAGAGAAGCTGGTGGGGACAAAGAGGGGAAGGCAGTGTTCTTCCTACATCACGTTAGGGGACTTTAAATATGGCAACATTGAGGTTCAAGACGTGGACCACAAGATTGCCTTTGACATTGAGTGTGTTCGTATTGTGGTGACTGCCAGTCAGAAAGAATGGCTGATCATTAGGAGTATAAGCTTGTGGACTACACAACCTCCCAATCAATGA